In Chiloscyllium punctatum isolate Juve2018m chromosome 8, sChiPun1.3, whole genome shotgun sequence, a single window of DNA contains:
- the clxn gene encoding calaxin isoform X2 — protein MSRIRPLDMSRKQYQQLADTLCKLTKRFNRHEVQCLMKVFSTLVATFPEQRIAVGLDRNKFRNVLHTTFGLTDDMITDRVFRVFDRDNDSFVNMREWIEGLSIILRGTLDEKIKFCFEVFDLNGDGFISREEMFHMLKSSLIKQPTEEDPDEGVKDLVEIALKKMSALAFEEQAFKKNKDD, from the exons ATGTCCAGGATACGGCCATTAGACATGAGCAGGAAGCAGTACCAGCAGTTGGCCGACACTCTCTGCAAACTCACCAAGCGCT TCAACAGACATGAGGTGCAGTGTTTAATGAAAGTCTTCAGTACGCTTGTTGCCACTTTTCCTGAGCAACGAATTGCAGTTGGACTGGATCGAAACAAGTTCAGGAATGTTCTGCACACTACATTTGGATTGACTGATGATATGATCACGGACAGAG TTTTTCGTGTATTTGACAGAGACAATGATAGCTTTGTCAACATGAGGGAATGGATTGAAGGATTATCAATAATTCTCCGTGGGACTTTGGATGAAAAAATTAAAT TCTGTTTTGAAGTTTTTGATCTGAATGGAGATGGCTTCATTTCACGAGAGGAGATGTTTCACATGCTCAAAAGTAGCCTAATCAAACAACCAACAGAAGAAGATCCTGATGAGGGAGTTAAAGACCTGGTAGAGATAGCACTGAAAAAGATG
- the clxn gene encoding calaxin isoform X1 encodes MSRIRPLDMSRKQYQQLADTLCKLTKRFNRHEVQCLMKVFSTLVATFPEQRIAVGLDRNKFRNVLHTTFGLTDDMITDRVFRVFDRDNDSFVNMREWIEGLSIILRGTLDEKIKFCFEVFDLNGDGFISREEMFHMLKSSLIKQPTEEDPDEGVKDLVEIALKKMDYDHDNKVSYADFEKAVKVDNLLLEAFGSCLPDSKSALAFEEQAFKKNKDD; translated from the exons ATGTCCAGGATACGGCCATTAGACATGAGCAGGAAGCAGTACCAGCAGTTGGCCGACACTCTCTGCAAACTCACCAAGCGCT TCAACAGACATGAGGTGCAGTGTTTAATGAAAGTCTTCAGTACGCTTGTTGCCACTTTTCCTGAGCAACGAATTGCAGTTGGACTGGATCGAAACAAGTTCAGGAATGTTCTGCACACTACATTTGGATTGACTGATGATATGATCACGGACAGAG TTTTTCGTGTATTTGACAGAGACAATGATAGCTTTGTCAACATGAGGGAATGGATTGAAGGATTATCAATAATTCTCCGTGGGACTTTGGATGAAAAAATTAAAT TCTGTTTTGAAGTTTTTGATCTGAATGGAGATGGCTTCATTTCACGAGAGGAGATGTTTCACATGCTCAAAAGTAGCCTAATCAAACAACCAACAGAAGAAGATCCTGATGAGGGAGTTAAAGACCTGGTAGAGATAGCACTGAAAAAGATG GATTATGACCATGATAACAAAGTTTCATATGCAGACTTTGAGAAGGCAGTAAAGGTTGACAACCTCTTGTTGGAAGCTTTTGGATCCTGCCTACCAGATTCAAAG